In a single window of the Dromaius novaehollandiae isolate bDroNov1 chromosome 17, bDroNov1.hap1, whole genome shotgun sequence genome:
- the DENR gene encoding density-regulated protein — protein sequence MATDVAEPVVPDCKGDVRSGAKSDADYPLRVLYCGVCSLPTEYCEYMPDVTKCRQWLEKNFPDEFAKLTVENSPKQEAGVGEGQGTAGEEEEKKKQKRGGRGQIKQKKKTVPQKVTIAKIPRAKKKYVTRVCGLATFEIDLKEAQRFFAQKFSCGASVTGEDEIIIQGDFTDDIIDVIQEKWPEVDDDSIEDLGEVKK from the exons ATGGCTACAGATGTAGCTGAGCCTGTGGTCCCTGACTGCAAAGGAGATGTGAGGAGCGGTGCCAAGTCAGATGCTGACTATCCTCTTCGAGTTCTCTACTGTGGAG TCTGTTCATTGCCAACAGAG TATTGCGAATACATGCCCGATGTGACTAAATGTAGACAGTGGCTAGAAAAGAATTTTCCAGATGAGTTTGCGAAACTTACAGTAG AAAATTCACCTAAACAGGAAGCTGGGGTTGGAGAAGGCCAAGGAActgcaggagaagaggaggagaagaagaagcaAAAGAGAG GTGGAAGAGGtcagataaaacagaaaaagaagactgTACCACAGAAAGTTACAATAGCTAAAATTcctagagcaaagaaaaaatatgtcaCAAGAGTATGTGGCCTGGCAACATTTG AAATTGATCTTAAGGAAGCACAAAGGTTTTTTGCTCAGAAATTTTCCTGCGGTGCCTCAGTAACAGGAGAAGATGAAATCATCATTCAGGGGGATTTTACAGATGATATTATCGATGTAATCCAGGAGAAGTGGCCTGAG gTGGATGATGATAGCATTGAAGATCTGGGAGAAGTCAAGAAGTGA
- the GPN3 gene encoding GPN-loop GTPase 3, translating to MPRYAQLVMGPAGSGKSTYCSTMVQHCEALGRVVQVVNLDPAAEHFSYPVMADIRELIEVDDVMEDDSLRFGPNGGLVFCMEYFANNFNWLEESLGHVEDDYILFDCPGQIELYTHLPVMKQLVEQLQQWEFRVCGVFLVDSQFMVESFKFISGILAALSAMISLEIPQINIMTKMDLLSKKAKKEIEKYLDPDMYSMIEDSTNILKSKMFKKLTKSICGLIDDYGMVRFLPFDRSDEESMNIVLQHIDFTIQYGEDLEFKEPKEYEEDKSVLVDEYFQDHADE from the exons ATGCCTCGCTACGCGCAGCTGGTGATGGGCCCGGCGGGCAGCGGGAAG AGCACGTACTGCTCCACCATGGTGCAGCACTGCGAGGCGCTGGGCCGCGTCGTGCAGGTGGTCAACCTGGACCCGGCCGCGGAGCACTTCAGCTACCCCGTCATGGCAG ACATCCGCGAGTTAATAGAAGTGGACGATGTTATGGAAGATGATTCCTTAAGGTTTGGTCCCAATGGCGGCTTGGTGTTTTGTATGGAATACTTTGCCAATAATTTTAACTGGCTAGAGGAAAGCCTTGGTCATGTGGAGGATGACTATATATTGTTTGATTGTCCAG GTCAGATCGAACTCTATACGCATTTACCAGTGATGAAACAGCTGGTGGAGCAGCTTCAGCAGTGGGAATTCCGTGTCTGTGGAGTTTTTCTTGTTGATTCTCAGTTTATGGTGGAATCTTTTAAG TTTATCTCTGGAATTCTGGCAGCACTCAGTGCAATGATATCTTTAGAGATTCCACAGATCAACATCATGACCAAAATGGATTTGCTGAGCAAGAAAGCTAAGAAGGAAATAGAAAA gtaCTTAGATCCAGATATGTATTCCATGATTGAGGATTctacaaatatattaaaaagcaaaatgtttaagaAACTGACTAAATCCATATGTGGTTTG ATTGATGACTATGGTATGGTTCGATTTTTACCATTTGATCGCTCTGATGAGGAAAGTATGAACATAGTTCTGCAGCACATAGACTTTACCATTCAGTATGGAGAAGATCTTGAATTTAAAGAACCAAAG GAATATGAAGAAGATAAATCTGTTCTTGTTGATGAATATTTTCAAGATCATGCGGATGAGTAA